The genomic DNA AACCGCCCCTCCTTTGATttgatttcctttttcctttttatgatCAAACAGCTAACCTAGCAATCGCCTGGAAGAACAAGTACCTAATCAACGTGGAATGATTCGAGTGCGTCTGCGCTTAATTGGCTGATCTGAATCAACCCGAATTAGTTTAGgcttattatatttttggatATCAGAGCGcacatcggaaaaaaaaaagagagtaaaagtATCCACATGCAAAATCGTAAAAATTTGATCCGTCATGGATATTCTTTCACGGGCTGAAGTATATTATGGAACTGAAAAATGATGACAAGCTGTAGTATGATAACATGCATGTTATTCTCCTCTCACATTCACACCAAATATGCATTAACAGTAGGATTCACGAGGCTAGGCCTGTTCATGGTGGTCGGTACGCAAAGTTCTGGGGTCTCTCTCACGTCATATGTACTAAGAAGGTGATGAGATGCTAATGATGCATTATTAGTTTTGTTTGGGGAGTTAGTTGGGCTAAGCTAACGGAGTAGACTAATGGCTGTCAATGCCCAATGAGGGATTAGATGAGAGACATTGCGATCCGATGCGTGAATTAGAAGGCGACAAATGATTAAGGCTTCTGTGAAACGCAACTCACGTGGAGCCTCCGTCGTCGTTTTCCCCCCCTTTCATTTCCCCGTTGCGTATATGAGCAAGAAAGTTCGCTGCCACGTGGAACAACCACCACCTGCCTAATTTTAAACCGTCGAAAATTGCACGTTTATgatgtgctttttttttttcccctccacTTTCGTTTgttgtcttttcttttttcactaTTTGTTGTTTTTCGAGAATTTCTAGGTGGCCTGTCCAGACATTAATAGAACCATTTATGGCTCCCTTATTATTAGGCATAGATATATACTTTAgccaaattaatatttaattaggCAGTAATTTAGAAGATTGACAAAAAATACTTTTGTAATCGTCCTTTCTTTCCTTTATATGATGCAGAGCTTATATTTCATTACACTACATGATAGCTTCGCGTCGGCGTTTCTGAACTTACCTTGCACGTGATTGGTGCAACATTTTATTGAGTTTTTCTGATAATGCAAAAGGGCGATAACTACAGCGGCCACATCGAACGCCCGTTAATCGATCGTACCCAAAGAAATGTACTTCGAGCTCAGGGCATTTGAGAAATACCAATTCTGCCATAATTTTAAGCTTTTGAATCTGGATAACACTGTACAGAATGTGATAAATTGACCTATTTTAACTAAATTATCCGTCTTGTATTGTTGTTAtccaaatatttgaaattgtgatcaTGCTAGAAGAAAATTTGATAATCAGGCCAATTTCAACTAAGTTACCACTTCTTATACTGGTATTAATGAAAACAATCGATTTTCGATAACTCCAGTACAAAATGTGATAAGTTCACCATTTTATACTAGTGTTATTAGAAAACTTTAGAGTTTCGAAATTTCAACTCAAAAAATGATAAGTTGACCAATTTGAAGTAATTTACTTCTTCTTGTACTTTTGTTATCGAAAAACTTTCGGTTCTGCAAAAGAACGAGTATAAATTGTGATAAGTTCACCAATTTTAATAAGTTACCGTATCTTGTACTGGTGTTATCGCaaatttttaatgttataGTAACCGCTGCTCGACATGTGATAACCACTCAATTTCGATATCGCAAAATGTAAAACATATTcgtgtttcatttttttaaatgcaacataataattttttattttattttttgcagtatttattcttattattccttaaaaaagcttttttttttaaaattttctatatcactctttaatattattgttcaaaagccaaaaaaagtaaatgtagtTCGATAGGCAATGATTTCTTTTCGATTTTGGGGTTTCATTTTAAGTGATGATAAAGTTatgaaaagaaattcaaaaagttAATAATTAGGTCTTACCATCGATCAATTGTATGCGTATGAAATGAATGGTCCCTGGATTAATGATGGGCCCCCCACCgactcttttatttatttatttatttatttatttataggaaatttttttttgtatcttTCTGAGAGGGAATGAGTGCTCACTCTCGTTGCTTTGCCGTAATTAGTTCGTCAGCCCGCAGTAAAGACTAAAGAgagagacaaaataaaataaaacaattaaagaaaaaggagaaaagagatATATTTCGTTAGCCGGCATTTTAATGACGTGACATTTAATTCCTTGCTTTCAATAACCGTTATTGCTAGTAACTGGTGTGACGGCTCTTCGGGtcataaatttcatattttattatgcCGCTTGAACggaattattttcaattgggATGATATCATCAAAAGAATGGAGCACGATAaatattgattaaaaaatGAGAATGAACTATCAATAGAACGTACCATCCATGACAAACTCGAAATCAATTAGATCCAATTATGACCCTTACGTGCAGTCGAGTTATCGTAGCACTTGATGGTAATGCAGACGGGTTAGCAAAGGTTTAACCAACTCTTTCATGGTAAGATTCCAGAAGGAAATGAAGGGTACAGCGATTAAGCTATTGGTGCATATGTATTATTGAGATTATATAGTTCCATTCACACGATCGATGAATTCAACCTCGAGTTATCGATCAACTCAACCTCAGGTTCAACTGCCGTCCATGGATCTAAACAAAGCAGCCCCTCTTCGGTAACCGAAACACCGAGTGGATGCCCCATTTGAAAATGGTCaggtcattttcttttcataggATGAAAGCGGAACTTCAATAGTTCTATCAAAAGGCAGTGAATAGCAAATACACGCACAGAGTAACGTTAAAGGTTGGCCCTTACATATATCCGGAAATAAAGATCGAAAGTGTGCATCCTTTTCGGAACACTTGCACTGAGTAAAGAGTAGCTCTCATGAAAGAAACATGCAGAGAGCACTTCATTCCACAATATTTACATAAACAGGTCTCTGTCTGCTTTAGGCCGTGGCCTATATGATAGGTTAAGCACCAGTCAATTCTAAGCTGCCTCAGCGAATCCGACTTGCATGTTCCCGTAGTCGAACACAGTGTGGTAGCGGCCCATGAAAATGTCTCCCAAGATCCTGCACCCAACAGATCGATTACTTACCGGCTTTTTGATACTTAACACCATTAAGCAACAATTATAACTCATTAAAAGTAACGGTAAGCTGGTTTGGGGCGAATGCCCCAAATGGAGGGGGAATATTACCAGAGAGGGCCCCGAGGAGGAGCTACATCCAAAGCAGTGAACCCGCTGATGCACTGAGATGCACCACCTTCCCCAACTTTCAGAACATACTGCACACAACGAGTCCAAACCGAATATAAATCATCAGCGGTAATTCTAAGCCGTCTCTCCTGTATGGAAAATCAATTTCCTTGCTAAGATACCTGCTCAGGCTCGAGATCAAATACTTTGCCCCCAATTGTAAAGGAAACCTTGGGCATGGTAGAGAGAGTGTTGCAATCAACAGATGATTCTCCCATTGGACTGGGAATCCGCTCACAGAGCTGTAATTACAATTGCAATAAGTATAAGCTTGGAGCAAAACCACCTTATCTATTGTTGCAAATGAGAGACAGTATTCTACCTGATTCACATAGTCGATGATCTGATCTTCTGTCTGGTTCTGTCTGAGCTTGTTCTGCATCCACACAACAGCCATCTCACAAGCTGAACACGATGCATCCCGTACACTGCCTGATGAGGTGCTTCCATTCTCATCCACCACGCTCTTAATTCCCATACTGCAAAATAAAGATCAGAGTAGCAAATGTAATCTGACTCACGATTACAAATAGAAGAGTCAGCTTATTGAGAATAGAGTCTGAAATTCACTTACTCAACACCGTGAGTCCCATCAAAAGTACATAAACCAATTTGAGAACAGATCTTCTGCGGTTGTGACTATAGGGTGAAAAAGTAACGAAAATTAATTACGCTTGAAGAGCATCAATGATCCAAAGCAGAGCTTCACCAAAGGAAATCAAAACATGAGAAGTTTTAACAATGTATACCAACCTGAGCCAAGAGCATCTCCAGGATGGTTTTTCCATATTGTGCAACAACTGACTTGCACTCTTGGCTTACGACACCAGCGGCTCCGATTGCATGGTTGATTTGGGTAATAATAGTCTGCAAGAGTTTTATTGTACAGACAAGCAAAGAAGTGTTTCAGAAGATCAGCTTCCactaaaattaagaaagagaaatatgaGGCACAACATGCTGCAAGTATATGATTAATTACATTAGATCATCAAATATTACCAACCAAAACAAGGCTTCCCTCCCCCACCCCTTCCCCCccaaaatatatgaaaaacaaaaataaggGCAGGTTTAGGTGGAGATTGGCATGGAAGCCAAAGCCATTAACTATACATCACAATTGAGCCTGAGCACAAATGCAGGTGAACCCATTCAAATTCAGTTAAAGTGTCCACGTAACAACCTAAATGGACTAAGATATTCAGATATAATGCCTCATTTTTCTACTTACTGTAGGGCCTGCTAATAATGAGGTTCCAGAATCAGCAATGGCTGCACAACCGTTGCCACAGAATCCTGGAAGAGAGAGGCATTTAATAATGATgacaaataataattgaagACAATAAGGATCTAggataatttcaaataattaccACTTGGTTCATCTCCAATCAGAACTTCACCCATATTGAACTGCCAGAAAAGACAATAGATAGTGTAGGTTAAATAGGAGACATTGAATGCAATATGAATGGCTGAGAAATCAACTCCCAAAAGCGCACCTGCCAGTAGCCTTTCTGCGTCACAGGAACATAGGTATGCTCTCCCTTGTAATGGCTGGGATCAACTCCACCAAACACAAGTTCACCCCCTTCTTCCCCTTCGATGTTCCGGTTCAGCCAAAAAGAGAATACTGGTTCTTTGACAAGACCTTGATCGACCATATTATACCTGAGAAAGATAATAGTGTCTTAAAAATTAAGCTGTCATGAAAACGCAAATGGTTAAAAAAGGGGAGTAAAATAACAGGTGAGACCATCTCAGAGAGCTTATTTCCACTCTCAGTTTTAGTTGACTCAAAAAAGTATCATAGGTACTACAAAATCACAAGATGTTGAGATGTGCACATACCAGACAGGTACAGCATCGCCAACTGAGATTTCTTGAAATCCAAGTCCAAGTATACCATCAAACTTTGCAGCCAAGAATGTGATGCCGGGCTCTTTGGTTGCCTCGATGAAATCCTGATGGCCAATTGCGTCACTAGGGTAAATTCAAGAATGATGTACAGTAAAGACCATAAGATGGGCAAGTTCCAAGTAATGTAATACATACCTGATTCTTAACAAGAAGATCTCCGA from Punica granatum isolate Tunisia-2019 chromosome 2, ASM765513v2, whole genome shotgun sequence includes the following:
- the LOC116194515 gene encoding aspartic proteinase A1-like: MGNRSGATVAALFLVLLLSPAVFSASHDGMVKIGLRKRKLDVVNRLGRQGEAQRGPVRNYYLGRNVGDSQDIDIVSLKNYMDAQYFGEIGLGTPSQKFTVIFDTGSSNLWVPSSKCYFSVACFFHSKYKSSESSTYKKNGKSAAIHYGTGAISGFFSRDHIKVGDLLVKNQDFIEATKEPGITFLAAKFDGILGLGFQEISVGDAVPVWYNMVDQGLVKEPVFSFWLNRNIEGEEGGELVFGGVDPSHYKGEHTYVPVTQKGYWQFNMGEVLIGDEPSGFCGNGCAAIADSGTSLLAGPTTIITQINHAIGAAGVVSQECKSVVAQYGKTILEMLLAQSQPQKICSQIGLCTFDGTHGVDMGIKSVVDENGSTSSGSVRDASCSACEMAVVWMQNKLRQNQTEDQIIDYVNQLCERIPSPMGESSVDCNTLSTMPKVSFTIGGKVFDLEPEQYVLKVGEGGASQCISGFTALDVAPPRGPLWILGDIFMGRYHTVFDYGNMQVGFAEAA